The following are encoded in a window of Novosphingobium sp. ZN18A2 genomic DNA:
- a CDS encoding SOS response-associated peptidase family protein, with translation MCNLYRMTSNVDAMRQLFGPVETGGANVPPLHEIWPDRAAPVIVATEDGTRRLESMAWGWPPFGDLKRSITNVRNLASPMWRGALADPMRRCLVPVTAYCEWSARPDPATGRKVRHWFALPGEDLFAFAGLWRPTDSGPRFAFLTCPANETVARIHPKAMPVMLAGRDMAQRWMTADGTGAAAMQHPFPDAEMMELPPEPSPGEQGALL, from the coding sequence ATGTGCAACCTCTATCGCATGACCAGCAATGTGGACGCAATGCGCCAGCTGTTCGGCCCGGTCGAAACCGGCGGCGCCAACGTGCCCCCGCTGCACGAGATCTGGCCCGATCGCGCCGCCCCGGTAATCGTGGCAACGGAAGACGGCACGCGCCGGCTGGAAAGCATGGCGTGGGGCTGGCCGCCGTTCGGCGATTTGAAGCGGTCCATCACCAACGTGCGCAACCTTGCCTCGCCGATGTGGCGCGGCGCGCTGGCCGATCCGATGCGGCGATGCCTGGTGCCCGTCACCGCGTACTGCGAATGGTCGGCAAGGCCCGATCCGGCAACCGGGCGCAAGGTAAGGCACTGGTTCGCCCTGCCCGGCGAAGACCTGTTCGCCTTCGCCGGCCTGTGGCGCCCCACGGACAGCGGCCCGCGCTTTGCCTTCCTCACCTGCCCGGCCAACGAAACCGTTGCGCGCATCCACCCGAAGGCGATGCCGGTGATGCTGGCCGGGCGCGACATGGCGCAACGCTGGATGACCGCGGACGGAACGGGCGCGGCGGCGATGCAGCATCCGTTCCCCGACGCGGAGATGATGGAACTGCCGCCGGAGCCCTCGCCCGGCGAGCAGGGAGCCCTGCTTTAG
- a CDS encoding sulfite exporter TauE/SafE family protein: MSMTSLTFAGGMVLGLASSLHCAGMCGGIASVLSMSAEPDSDAPAARMRGLLTLQAGRVLAYSLMGVAVGGLGAAVIARFDHPTLYLMLRLFAALSLGWIGLSLTGLAPGIAVADRLFAAIADRIRAGAAALHLSGSAGTVAMGLAWGFVPCGMVYGTLVFAAMTGTPIRAAGVMAGFGLGTIPAVTAAAFGATSLRRLAHNTRLQVGVGLAIMALGMASFAVPQSTIAALCGV; the protein is encoded by the coding sequence ATGAGCATGACCAGCCTTACCTTTGCCGGCGGCATGGTGCTGGGCCTTGCCAGCAGTCTGCACTGTGCGGGCATGTGCGGGGGCATTGCTTCTGTGCTGTCGATGTCGGCCGAACCGGACAGCGACGCACCCGCCGCGCGGATGCGGGGACTGCTGACGCTGCAGGCCGGGCGCGTGCTGGCCTATTCGCTGATGGGCGTGGCGGTCGGCGGGCTGGGGGCGGCGGTGATCGCCCGGTTCGACCACCCGACGCTTTACCTGATGCTGCGGCTCTTCGCGGCGCTGTCGCTCGGCTGGATCGGGCTGTCGCTGACCGGCCTTGCGCCGGGGATCGCGGTAGCGGACCGGCTGTTCGCGGCCATTGCGGACCGCATCCGCGCCGGTGCCGCAGCGCTGCACCTAAGCGGCAGCGCGGGCACGGTGGCGATGGGGCTGGCCTGGGGATTCGTGCCCTGCGGCATGGTCTATGGCACGCTGGTTTTCGCGGCGATGACAGGCACGCCCATCCGCGCGGCGGGCGTGATGGCGGGCTTCGGGCTGGGCACGATCCCGGCGGTGACGGCGGCCGCCTTCGGCGCAACCTCGCTGCGGCGGCTGGCGCACAACACGCGGTTGCAGGTGGGCGTGGGGCTGGCGATCATGGCGCTGGGCATGGCGAGCTTCGCGGTGCCGCAATCGACAATCGCGGCGCTGTGCGGGGTGTAG
- the panC gene encoding pantoate--beta-alanine ligase yields the protein MQTINRLEDLRKCVAALKNGGKTLALVPTMGALHEGHLTLVREAKARAGAVAVSIFVNPRQFGANEDLDAYPRQLAADAAMLEAEGADLLWAPTSDQMYPDGYATNISVSGVSEGACGAARPGHFDGVATVVCKLFNQVTPDMALFGEKDWQQLAVIRRMARDLDLTRPHVDAIIGVPTVREADGLALSSRNRYLSEEDRRRAAALPKAMKQAIAAIEGGAEVAPTLHTLEGALIDAGFASVDYADLRDAETLAELYAPGERPARLLVAARIGGTRLIDNMGVG from the coding sequence GTGCAAACCATCAATCGGCTTGAAGACCTGCGCAAATGCGTGGCTGCGCTGAAAAACGGGGGAAAAACGCTCGCCCTTGTCCCGACAATGGGCGCTTTGCACGAAGGGCACCTTACGCTGGTGCGCGAAGCAAAGGCGCGCGCCGGTGCGGTGGCGGTGTCGATCTTCGTCAATCCGCGCCAGTTCGGTGCGAACGAGGATCTTGACGCCTATCCGCGCCAGCTTGCCGCCGACGCCGCGATGCTGGAGGCCGAAGGGGCAGACCTGCTGTGGGCGCCCACGTCGGACCAGATGTATCCCGATGGCTATGCCACCAACATCTCTGTCTCGGGCGTCAGCGAAGGCGCGTGCGGTGCGGCCCGGCCCGGCCATTTCGACGGGGTGGCAACGGTGGTGTGCAAGCTGTTCAACCAGGTCACGCCCGACATGGCGCTGTTCGGTGAGAAGGACTGGCAGCAACTGGCGGTGATCCGCAGAATGGCGCGCGACCTCGATCTCACGCGCCCGCACGTGGACGCGATTATCGGGGTGCCCACCGTGCGCGAGGCGGACGGCCTCGCCCTGTCCAGCCGCAACCGATACCTGTCCGAAGAAGACCGCCGTCGCGCCGCCGCGTTGCCCAAGGCGATGAAACAGGCGATTGCGGCGATTGAAGGCGGCGCGGAGGTCGCGCCCACGCTCCACACGCTGGAAGGCGCGCTGATCGACGCGGGGTTTGCCAGCGTCGATTACGCGGACCTGCGCGATGCGGAGACGCTGGCCGAACTCTATGCGCCGGGCGAACGCCCCGCGCGCCTGCTGGTCGCGGCGCGGATCGGCGGCACGCGGCTGATCGACAACATGGGTGTCGGATAG
- a CDS encoding division plane positioning ATPase MipZ, giving the protein MAPFVPHRIVFANEKGGTGKSTTAVHVAVALAYRGAKVAAIDLDARQRTMHRYFENRAETQKRRDITLPGATCEVYSGDSAEELDAIAARLGESHDFVLFDTPGRDDPLARHVATGADTLVTPLNDSFVDFDLIGQVDAETFKVRRLSFYAELIWEARKKRALTTIREQRKDMDWVVVRNRTGYTEARNQRRIDQALTELSKRVGFRVASGLSERVIYRELFPSGLTLLDKGHLGELGTSHLVARQELRQLVAGLALPTATRDQPELALAQAGER; this is encoded by the coding sequence ATGGCGCCTTTCGTTCCCCATCGCATCGTCTTCGCCAACGAAAAGGGCGGCACCGGCAAATCGACCACCGCGGTCCACGTGGCGGTTGCGCTTGCCTATCGCGGCGCGAAAGTCGCGGCGATCGATCTCGACGCGCGCCAGCGCACGATGCACCGCTATTTCGAAAACCGCGCCGAAACGCAGAAGCGGCGCGATATCACGCTGCCCGGCGCGACGTGCGAGGTCTATTCGGGCGACAGCGCGGAAGAACTGGACGCCATCGCCGCGCGGCTGGGCGAAAGCCACGATTTCGTGCTGTTCGATACGCCGGGCCGCGACGATCCGCTGGCGCGCCACGTGGCGACCGGCGCGGATACGCTGGTCACGCCACTGAACGACAGTTTCGTGGACTTCGACCTGATCGGACAGGTCGATGCCGAAACGTTCAAGGTGCGCCGCCTTTCGTTCTATGCCGAACTGATCTGGGAAGCGCGCAAGAAGCGCGCGCTGACAACCATCCGCGAACAGCGCAAGGACATGGACTGGGTCGTGGTGCGCAACCGCACCGGCTATACCGAAGCGCGCAACCAGCGCCGCATCGACCAGGCGCTGACCGAACTTTCAAAGCGCGTGGGATTCCGCGTCGCCAGCGGGCTTTCCGAACGCGTGATCTATCGCGAGCTTTTTCCTTCCGGGCTGACCCTGCTGGACAAGGGGCACCTGGGCGAACTGGGTACCAGCCACCTTGTCGCGCGGCAGGAACTGCGCCAGCTCGTCGCCGGACTGGCCCTGCCCACCGCCACGCGCGACCAGCCCGAACTGGCGCTGGCGCAAGCGGGGGAGCGATAG
- a CDS encoding J domain-containing protein gives MLKIVWLVVLAAIAVKLLSGHWPWHLLKAADRSAAASRARAMLGVREDASRQEIVEAHRRRIAAVHPDRGGSNEAVHEADAARDLLLARLGRSGRD, from the coding sequence ATGTTGAAGATCGTCTGGCTTGTCGTGCTGGCCGCTATCGCGGTGAAGCTGCTGTCCGGCCACTGGCCGTGGCACCTGCTGAAAGCCGCAGACCGTTCCGCCGCGGCATCGCGCGCCCGCGCCATGCTGGGCGTGCGCGAGGATGCAAGCCGGCAGGAAATCGTGGAGGCGCACCGCCGCCGCATCGCCGCCGTCCACCCGGACCGGGGCGGATCGAACGAGGCCGTTCACGAAGCCGATGCCGCGCGCGACCTGCTGCTCGCGCGGCTGGGACGCAGCGGCCGGGACTGA
- a CDS encoding phosphomannomutase/phosphoglucomutase, producing MTYTFHPTVLREYDIRGIIGETLGPDDARAIGRGFGTRVRRAGGSKVAVGYDGRISSPMLEHALAEGLTASGVDVVRVGLGPTPMLYYAEASMEDVDGGIQITGSHNPPNYNGFKMVLGGKPFFGDDILDLGRLAEAGDWLHGTGTCESIDIIDAYVDRLVAGLDGVDKAKLASLRIGWDAGNGAAGPALEKLVAKLPGEHVLLFTDVDGSFPNHHPDPTEEKNLADLRTAVAANNLDFGVAFDGDGDRIGAIDGEGRIIWGDQLLMIYAEDLLKMVPEATIIADVKASRALFDRVAELGGKPLMWKTGHSLIKSKMKETGSPLAGEMSGHVFFAHEYYGFDDALYAAVRLIAASARLGRSVTELRGAMPAMINTPEMRFQVDESRKFAAIDEVLARLKAEGAEVNDTDGARVNTPDGWWLLRASNTQDVLVARAESESEDGLERLMAQIDDQLGKSGITRGAQAGH from the coding sequence ATGACCTATACCTTCCACCCGACTGTCCTGCGCGAATACGACATTCGCGGGATCATCGGCGAAACGCTCGGCCCCGACGATGCGCGCGCGATCGGGCGCGGGTTCGGAACACGGGTGCGCCGCGCCGGGGGAAGCAAGGTTGCGGTGGGGTATGACGGACGCATCAGTTCGCCCATGCTGGAACACGCGCTGGCCGAAGGGCTTACCGCCAGCGGCGTGGACGTGGTACGCGTGGGTCTGGGGCCGACGCCGATGCTCTATTACGCCGAAGCGTCAATGGAAGATGTGGATGGCGGCATCCAGATAACCGGCAGCCACAATCCCCCCAATTACAATGGCTTCAAGATGGTACTTGGGGGCAAGCCGTTCTTCGGAGACGACATACTCGACCTCGGGCGGCTGGCCGAGGCGGGTGACTGGCTCCACGGCACCGGCACGTGCGAAAGCATTGACATCATCGACGCCTATGTCGACCGGCTCGTCGCCGGGCTTGATGGCGTCGACAAGGCGAAACTGGCATCGCTGCGCATCGGGTGGGACGCGGGCAACGGCGCTGCCGGCCCCGCGCTCGAAAAGCTGGTCGCGAAGCTGCCGGGCGAACATGTCCTGCTGTTCACCGATGTCGATGGAAGTTTTCCCAATCATCATCCCGATCCTACCGAGGAAAAGAATCTTGCCGATCTGAGGACGGCAGTCGCCGCGAATAATCTCGACTTCGGAGTCGCTTTTGACGGCGATGGAGACCGGATCGGCGCGATCGACGGCGAAGGACGGATCATCTGGGGCGACCAGCTTTTGATGATCTATGCCGAAGACCTGCTGAAAATGGTGCCGGAAGCCACGATTATCGCGGATGTGAAGGCCAGCCGCGCGCTGTTTGACCGCGTTGCCGAACTGGGCGGCAAGCCGCTGATGTGGAAAACCGGGCACAGCCTTATCAAATCCAAAATGAAAGAGACTGGCAGCCCGCTGGCCGGGGAGATGAGCGGCCACGTGTTCTTCGCGCACGAATACTATGGTTTCGACGATGCACTTTACGCCGCCGTCCGCCTGATCGCCGCCAGCGCGCGGCTGGGCAGGTCCGTCACCGAATTGCGCGGCGCGATGCCGGCGATGATCAACACGCCCGAAATGCGCTTCCAGGTCGATGAAAGCCGCAAGTTCGCCGCGATAGACGAAGTGCTGGCGCGCCTGAAGGCCGAAGGCGCGGAGGTCAACGACACAGACGGCGCGCGCGTCAACACGCCCGACGGCTGGTGGCTGCTGCGCGCATCGAACACGCAGGACGTGCTGGTCGCCCGCGCCGAAAGCGAAAGCGAGGACGGGCTGGAGCGCCTGATGGCCCAGATCGACGACCAGCTCGGCAAATCCGGCATCACGCGCGGCGCGCAGGCGGGGCATTGA
- a CDS encoding DUF2059 domain-containing protein — translation MKVRTILAMGAATFMLAAQPTFAAPQTARSSADEQMAVAAMADMFKAEPLTAEQQARLPKAERIVGTIMPPGTMQSLMGSMFSRILDPMMKKFAKPGAMEIARQLGRSPGTLDLSPEAAGEIEAILDPAWQQRNALQMSVFKESMGKAMSAMEPDMRVGMAQAYAVNFTDAQLDDILAFFTTPTGLVYARRSYMLASDPHILAASMKGLPKMLDNMKTMQAKVSAATSGLPPRRGYDDLSADQRETLARLTGLTQDQIQRGMERAAGKQADAGK, via the coding sequence TTGAAGGTTCGCACTATCCTCGCCATGGGCGCGGCGACGTTCATGCTGGCAGCCCAACCCACCTTCGCTGCGCCGCAAACGGCCAGGTCAAGCGCGGATGAACAAATGGCCGTGGCGGCGATGGCCGACATGTTCAAGGCCGAACCGCTTACGGCCGAACAACAGGCCCGGCTGCCAAAGGCGGAACGGATCGTTGGCACCATCATGCCGCCCGGAACCATGCAGTCCCTGATGGGATCTATGTTCAGCCGCATCCTCGATCCGATGATGAAGAAGTTTGCAAAGCCCGGCGCCATGGAGATCGCGCGCCAGCTTGGGCGGTCTCCCGGCACGCTTGACCTTTCGCCCGAAGCGGCGGGCGAAATCGAAGCGATCCTTGATCCCGCCTGGCAACAGCGCAACGCATTGCAGATGAGCGTATTCAAGGAAAGCATGGGCAAGGCTATGTCCGCTATGGAGCCGGATATGCGCGTCGGCATGGCGCAGGCCTATGCGGTGAACTTCACCGATGCCCAACTGGATGACATCCTTGCGTTCTTCACGACACCCACCGGCCTCGTCTATGCCCGACGGTCATACATGCTGGCGTCCGACCCGCACATCCTTGCCGCTTCGATGAAGGGGCTGCCCAAGATGCTGGACAACATGAAAACGATGCAGGCAAAGGTCAGTGCCGCGACGTCCGGCCTGCCCCCGCGCCGAGGCTATGATGACCTGAGCGCCGATCAGCGCGAAACGCTCGCGCGTCTGACCGGACTGACGCAGGATCAGATCCAGCGGGGCATGGAACGCGCGGCAGGGAAGCAGGCTGACGCCGGCAAATAG
- a CDS encoding ligase-associated DNA damage response DEXH box helicase yields the protein MTAQVPPEIARWFAQRGWRVRRHQAGMLAADDAGLHALLTADTGAGKTLAGFLPTLAAFAPSRLDGAPPPEGLHTLYVSPLKALAHDVQRNLLAPIEEIGLPIRVETRSGDTPSDRKARQRARPPHVLLTTPESLSLLLSYPESAQLFATLQRVVIDEVHAFATGKRGDLLALALARLNAMAPQARRAALSATVADPEAFRAWLAPWGEIDRVAMVIGEAGAPPEVDILLPVEERVPWGGHAAAWAVPQLYDAIKANRTTLIFTNTRFLAEYIFQLLWDANEDTLPIGIHHGSLSKEARRKVEGAMARGELRALVATASLDLGVDWGDIDLVVQMGAPKGSSRLLQRIGRANHRLDQPSRALLVPGNRFEFLEATAARDAVEAGQRDGEDFRPGGLDVLAQHVMGTACAGPFDEAALLAEVRSSAAYAWVDDGVWARVLEFVATGGYALRAYDKFRRIVRARDGTWRLAHPEMAARHRLNAGIIVDAEMLDVRFRNGRSLGKVEENFGATLRPGDTFRFAGMDLAVEALKDLDLIVRAAKRSAQIPSYMGARMPLTTHLAGRVRAMLTDRAGWARFPDDVREWLEMQDWRSRLPPPGELLCESFPFQGRHYSVFYPFEGWNAHQSLGMLLTRRMETQGLSPMGFVANDYALAVWGLKPVRDPATLLSPDILGDEFTGWVQDSYLLRRAFREVAVIGGLVERQHPGKRKSGRQVTFSTDLIYDVLRKHEPDHLLIQAAWADARARMTDVGRLGDLLDRAAGQLVHVELDRVSPLAVPVLVMIGSESLPAGSADDALLVEAESLAAAAMRGD from the coding sequence ATGACTGCCCAGGTTCCTCCTGAAATCGCACGCTGGTTCGCGCAGCGCGGGTGGCGTGTGCGGCGGCATCAGGCGGGGATGTTGGCGGCGGACGATGCCGGGCTTCACGCGCTGCTCACCGCCGATACCGGCGCGGGCAAGACGCTGGCGGGATTCCTGCCGACGCTTGCCGCTTTCGCGCCTTCGCGGCTGGACGGCGCGCCGCCGCCCGAAGGGCTGCACACGCTCTATGTCTCGCCATTGAAAGCGCTGGCGCATGACGTGCAGCGCAACCTGCTGGCTCCGATAGAAGAGATCGGCCTGCCGATCCGCGTGGAAACGCGCAGCGGCGATACTCCGTCCGATCGCAAGGCCCGCCAGCGCGCTCGCCCGCCGCACGTGCTGTTGACCACCCCCGAATCGCTTTCGCTGCTGCTGTCCTATCCGGAAAGCGCGCAGCTCTTTGCCACGCTGCAGCGCGTGGTGATCGACGAGGTACACGCCTTCGCCACAGGCAAGCGCGGCGACCTGCTGGCGCTGGCGCTGGCGCGGCTGAACGCGATGGCGCCGCAAGCACGCCGCGCCGCGTTGTCCGCAACGGTGGCCGATCCCGAAGCCTTCCGTGCGTGGCTGGCACCGTGGGGTGAGATCGACCGTGTCGCCATGGTAATAGGCGAGGCCGGGGCGCCGCCGGAAGTGGACATCCTGCTGCCGGTTGAGGAACGTGTGCCGTGGGGTGGGCACGCGGCGGCGTGGGCGGTGCCCCAGCTTTACGACGCGATCAAGGCCAACCGCACCACGCTGATCTTCACCAACACGCGCTTCCTGGCCGAATACATCTTCCAGCTGCTGTGGGACGCGAACGAGGATACGTTGCCCATCGGCATCCACCACGGCAGCCTGTCGAAGGAAGCGCGGCGCAAGGTGGAGGGCGCGATGGCGCGGGGCGAGTTGCGCGCGCTTGTGGCCACCGCCAGTCTCGACCTCGGCGTCGACTGGGGCGACATAGACCTTGTCGTGCAGATGGGCGCGCCCAAGGGATCATCGCGCCTGTTGCAGCGCATCGGCCGGGCGAACCACCGGCTCGACCAGCCCAGTCGCGCGTTGCTCGTCCCCGGAAACCGCTTCGAATTCCTCGAGGCCACCGCCGCGCGCGATGCGGTGGAGGCGGGCCAGCGCGACGGCGAGGATTTCAGGCCCGGCGGGCTGGACGTGCTGGCGCAGCACGTGATGGGCACCGCCTGCGCAGGCCCGTTCGACGAAGCGGCGCTGCTGGCCGAAGTGCGCTCAAGCGCGGCCTATGCCTGGGTGGACGATGGCGTGTGGGCGCGCGTGCTGGAGTTCGTGGCGACGGGTGGCTATGCCCTGCGCGCCTATGACAAGTTCCGCCGCATCGTGCGTGCGCGCGACGGCACGTGGCGGCTCGCCCACCCGGAAATGGCCGCGCGCCACCGCCTGAACGCGGGCATTATCGTCGATGCCGAAATGCTGGACGTGCGGTTCCGCAACGGACGGTCGCTGGGCAAGGTGGAGGAGAATTTCGGCGCGACGCTGCGGCCGGGCGATACTTTCCGCTTCGCGGGAATGGATCTTGCGGTTGAAGCACTGAAAGACCTCGATCTGATCGTGCGCGCGGCGAAACGGTCGGCGCAGATCCCCAGCTATATGGGCGCTCGCATGCCGCTGACCACGCACCTTGCCGGTCGCGTGCGCGCGATGTTGACCGATCGCGCAGGCTGGGCGCGTTTTCCCGACGATGTGCGCGAATGGCTTGAGATGCAGGACTGGCGCAGTCGCCTGCCCCCCCCCGGCGAACTGCTGTGCGAAAGCTTTCCTTTCCAGGGCCGGCATTACAGCGTGTTCTATCCGTTCGAAGGCTGGAACGCGCACCAGTCGCTTGGCATGCTGCTCACCCGGCGGATGGAAACACAGGGGCTTTCGCCCATGGGTTTTGTCGCCAACGATTATGCGCTGGCGGTCTGGGGGCTGAAACCGGTGCGCGATCCGGCCACCCTGCTTTCGCCCGACATCCTTGGCGACGAATTCACCGGCTGGGTGCAGGACAGCTATCTCTTGCGCCGGGCATTTCGCGAAGTGGCGGTGATCGGCGGATTGGTGGAGCGGCAGCATCCGGGAAAGCGCAAGTCCGGGCGGCAAGTGACCTTCTCGACAGACCTGATTTACGACGTGTTGCGCAAGCATGAGCCCGATCACCTGTTGATTCAGGCGGCCTGGGCCGATGCCCGTGCGCGGATGACCGACGTGGGCCGGCTGGGCGACCTGCTGGATCGCGCCGCCGGGCAACTGGTCCACGTCGAGCTGGACCGCGTCAGCCCGCTCGCCGTGCCGGTGCTGGTGATGATCGGCAGCGAATCGCTGCCCGCCGGATCGGCCGATGATGCGTTGCTGGTGGAAGCGGAAAGCCTGGCGGCGGCGGCGATGCGCGGGGATTAG
- a CDS encoding biopolymer transporter ExbD yields the protein MAMSGGKDDGSPMMEMNTTPLIDVMLCLLIIFIMSIPVATNAVNIDLPQATPPNANQTIDPVKNKLVLTQQNTILWNGAETTEGQLISLLQATKAMDPEPELQFQPEEFASYEIANRLMKDITTVGVTKFGFVGNEQYRVFGKE from the coding sequence ATGGCAATGAGCGGCGGCAAGGACGACGGCTCACCGATGATGGAGATGAACACGACGCCGTTGATCGACGTCATGCTCTGTCTCCTCATCATCTTCATCATGTCCATTCCGGTGGCCACCAACGCGGTCAACATCGACCTGCCGCAGGCGACCCCGCCGAATGCGAACCAGACGATCGACCCGGTGAAGAACAAGCTGGTCCTGACCCAGCAGAACACGATCCTTTGGAACGGCGCAGAGACGACCGAAGGTCAGCTGATCTCGCTTCTCCAGGCGACCAAGGCGATGGACCCCGAGCCGGAACTGCAGTTCCAGCCCGAAGAATTTGCGAGCTACGAAATCGCCAACCGGCTGATGAAAGACATCACGACCGTCGGCGTTACGAAGTTCGGCTTCGTGGGCAACGAACAGTATCGCGTGTTCGGCAAGGAATAA
- a CDS encoding biopolymer transporter ExbD has protein sequence MAINVGGEGGQEAPMSDINTTPLVDVMLVLLIIFLIAVPVAIQTVEKLKIPILPSEETQDKVENLQLAVVSTDAQGRSPGDPGYEGSSRGGQCRVYINNITPVDSEQLYQQAFDRLDAIVKREGGAANMSPDKIPEVHIRGDVNVPWKCIAGTIYNVQAAGYPKVGFISNPVDPNG, from the coding sequence ATGGCAATCAATGTTGGCGGCGAAGGCGGTCAAGAAGCCCCGATGTCGGACATCAACACCACGCCGCTCGTCGACGTGATGCTGGTGCTGCTGATCATCTTCCTAATTGCCGTCCCGGTCGCCATCCAAACGGTCGAAAAGCTCAAGATCCCGATCCTTCCCTCGGAAGAGACGCAGGACAAGGTCGAGAACCTTCAGCTCGCCGTCGTGTCGACCGACGCACAGGGCCGCAGCCCCGGCGATCCCGGTTACGAGGGATCTTCGCGTGGCGGACAGTGCCGCGTTTACATCAACAACATCACGCCGGTTGATTCGGAACAGCTTTACCAGCAGGCCTTCGATCGTCTCGATGCGATCGTTAAGCGTGAAGGCGGTGCGGCGAACATGTCTCCGGACAAGATCCCCGAAGTCCACATTCGCGGCGACGTGAACGTTCCGTGGAAGTGCATCGCGGGCACCATCTACAACGTGCAGGCCGCCGGCTATCCGAAGGTCGGCTTCATCTCGAACCCCGTCGACCCGAACGGCTGA
- a CDS encoding MotA/TolQ/ExbB proton channel family protein has protein sequence MLIHMLAAGAAAAAPQNKFGFVEALEQGGFIAYATVTILGIMSFGSFYILFTKFFEQNKLMNQYKKNVSAFWRAPNVKEGAAKLDKNSAWRQLVDDGVAAADQQSKMTDQVEAHDWLHGSLARSESTINAKLAGGLPFLATVGATAPFVGLFGTVVGIYRALIAIGLAGSASIDKVAGPVGEALIMTAIGLLVAVPAVLAYNWLQARNKKISGMLAGFSTDVLANLSSGGAVKPAVAPAAPAKPAPAAAPAKK, from the coding sequence ATGCTTATCCACATGCTTGCCGCCGGGGCCGCTGCCGCTGCTCCGCAGAACAAGTTCGGCTTCGTCGAGGCGCTGGAGCAGGGCGGTTTCATCGCTTATGCGACCGTCACCATCCTTGGCATCATGTCGTTCGGTTCGTTCTACATCCTGTTCACCAAGTTCTTCGAGCAGAACAAGCTCATGAACCAGTACAAGAAGAACGTGTCGGCCTTCTGGCGCGCGCCCAACGTCAAGGAAGGCGCCGCGAAGCTCGACAAGAACAGCGCATGGCGCCAGCTCGTCGACGACGGCGTTGCCGCTGCCGACCAGCAGTCGAAGATGACCGACCAGGTCGAAGCGCACGACTGGCTGCACGGTTCGCTGGCCCGTTCGGAATCGACCATCAACGCCAAGCTGGCCGGCGGTCTTCCGTTCCTCGCCACCGTGGGTGCGACCGCGCCGTTCGTCGGCCTGTTCGGTACCGTTGTCGGTATTTACCGCGCCCTGATCGCCATCGGCCTGGCCGGTTCGGCCTCGATCGACAAGGTCGCGGGTCCGGTCGGTGAAGCGCTGATCATGACCGCCATCGGTCTGCTCGTCGCGGTTCCCGCCGTGCTTGCCTACAACTGGCTGCAGGCGCGCAACAAGAAGATCAGCGGCATGCTCGCCGGTTTCTCGACCGACGTTCTCGCCAACCTGAGCTCGGGTGGCGCGGTCAAGCCGGCCGTTGCTCCGGCTGCCCCGGCCAAGCCGGCCCCGGCTGCCGCCCCGGCCAAGAAGTAA
- a CDS encoding energy transducer TonB produces the protein MAYADQKMSGNKMTALVIVAILHIIVVYALVTGLAYSAVKKIREVTTAVNIKDEPPPPPPPPPPPKDNTPPPPPIVAPPPPITFNAPAPQVQAVTTPPPAPPPMVVLPPPPVAPPPPPPPKPTPFRTRGNPGNWVTPNDYPSRALREEREGTTGFRLDFDTDGRPTNCTVTKSSGSADLDEATCKNLMRRARFRPGEVNGQPVAGSYSSSVRWVIPD, from the coding sequence ATGGCATACGCTGACCAAAAGATGAGCGGCAACAAGATGACTGCGCTCGTCATCGTCGCGATCCTTCACATCATTGTCGTCTATGCGCTGGTCACGGGCCTTGCGTATTCGGCGGTGAAGAAGATTCGCGAGGTGACTACGGCGGTCAACATCAAGGATGAACCGCCCCCGCCGCCGCCGCCGCCACCTCCGCCGAAGGATAACACGCCGCCGCCGCCGCCCATCGTGGCGCCGCCGCCGCCGATTACCTTCAACGCGCCCGCGCCGCAGGTCCAGGCTGTGACGACGCCGCCGCCGGCTCCGCCGCCGATGGTCGTTCTTCCTCCGCCGCCCGTCGCGCCGCCGCCGCCGCCGCCGCCGAAGCCGACGCCGTTCAGGACGCGCGGCAATCCCGGCAACTGGGTGACGCCGAACGATTACCCGTCGCGCGCCCTGCGCGAGGAACGCGAAGGCACGACCGGGTTCCGTCTGGATTTCGATACAGATGGCCGGCCCACGAATTGCACGGTTACCAAGTCCAGCGGCAGCGCCGATCTTGACGAGGCAACCTGCAAGAACCTCATGCGCCGCGCCCGCTTCAGGCCGGGTGAGGTCAATGGCCAGCCGGTTGCCGGTTCGTACAGCAGCTCGGTTCGCTGGGTGATTCCGGACTGA